Proteins from a genomic interval of Vicinamibacteria bacterium:
- a CDS encoding multiheme c-type cytochrome translates to MTLDQKRIVIAVLAIFFLLSLILVQSLEVARRYAEVGLAQANVAVPATSQNCVECHGQSTPGIVAHWRGSTHARTGVGCLECHQARDGDADGFSHYGRLIAAVVTPRDCSRCHQQIVDEFSRSHHAAAGNILASLDNFLAETVEGSRVPFDPHSPTPGLAVTEVNGLASAFSGCQQCHGSKLALQSTSGGTVTVDDLAPDENGFPTNAEAVASILKNESGKPLFYSASWPNTGIGRLNLDGSRGSCSACHSRHDFSPRRARQPENCGKCHLGPDHPQKEIYEESKHGVAYRDLREQMNLDAQEWVLGKDYSQAPTCATCHMSGNMRNDGRITHDPGQRISWTNRPPVSLVMDTDENHAIVTATDPAERRRLITDTAEAKRNRMKNVCSHCHTPDYINAFYQQYDDFVVLYNEKFAKPGQKIMAALEQHGLLTPTQFDEKIEWTWFYLWHHEGRRARHGVSMMAPDYTHWHGMYEVAERFYMELIPEARHLAEEARADGRSEAARAVNQAIDDILARPEHAWFEEGADEAARRIREAMEERYGQTR, encoded by the coding sequence ATGACCCTGGATCAGAAACGCATCGTGATCGCCGTGCTCGCGATCTTCTTCCTCCTTTCACTCATCCTCGTGCAGAGCTTGGAGGTCGCGCGCCGGTATGCGGAAGTGGGGCTCGCGCAGGCGAACGTCGCCGTGCCGGCAACCTCCCAAAACTGCGTCGAATGCCACGGTCAGTCCACTCCGGGCATCGTCGCCCACTGGAGGGGCTCCACCCACGCGCGAACGGGAGTCGGTTGCCTCGAATGCCACCAGGCGCGAGACGGTGACGCCGACGGATTCTCCCACTACGGAAGGCTCATCGCCGCCGTCGTCACGCCGCGCGACTGCTCGCGCTGCCACCAGCAAATCGTTGACGAGTTCTCCCGGAGCCATCATGCGGCGGCGGGAAACATACTCGCTTCCCTCGACAACTTCCTCGCCGAGACCGTCGAGGGGTCGAGGGTTCCGTTCGACCCTCACTCTCCGACGCCGGGGTTGGCGGTCACGGAAGTTAATGGGCTCGCGAGCGCCTTTTCAGGATGCCAGCAATGTCACGGCAGCAAGCTCGCCCTTCAATCGACTTCGGGAGGAACGGTGACGGTGGACGATCTCGCGCCCGACGAGAACGGCTTTCCCACCAATGCCGAAGCCGTGGCGAGTATCCTGAAAAACGAGAGCGGCAAACCCCTTTTCTATTCCGCGAGCTGGCCCAACACGGGAATCGGCAGGCTCAATCTCGACGGATCGCGCGGCTCCTGCAGCGCCTGCCACAGCCGGCACGATTTTTCTCCTCGGCGGGCACGTCAGCCCGAGAACTGTGGCAAGTGCCACCTGGGGCCGGATCACCCGCAAAAGGAGATCTACGAGGAATCGAAACACGGCGTCGCCTACCGCGACCTGCGCGAGCAGATGAACCTCGATGCCCAGGAGTGGGTGCTGGGAAAGGATTACTCTCAGGCTCCCACCTGCGCCACCTGTCACATGTCAGGAAATATGAGGAACGACGGACGCATCACCCACGATCCAGGCCAGCGGATCTCCTGGACCAACCGGCCGCCGGTTAGCCTGGTGATGGACACCGACGAGAACCACGCCATCGTAACCGCCACCGATCCCGCGGAGCGGCGAAGGCTCATCACCGACACCGCCGAGGCCAAGCGAAACCGGATGAAGAACGTTTGCTCGCACTGCCACACGCCGGACTACATCAACGCTTTCTACCAGCAATACGACGACTTCGTCGTCCTCTACAACGAGAAATTCGCCAAGCCCGGCCAGAAGATCATGGCGGCCCTCGAGCAGCACGGCCTCCTGACTCCGACCCAGTTCGACGAGAAGATCGAATGGACCTGGTTCTACCTCTGGCATCATGAAGGACGTCGCGCCCGTCACGGGGTCTCGATGATGGCGCCGGACTACACGCATTGGCACGGGATGTACGAAGTGGCGGAGCGCTTCTACATGGAGCTCATCCCCGAGGCCCGGCACCTGGCGGAAGAGGCGAGGGCTGACGGACGCAGCGAGGCCGCTCGCGCCGTGAATCAGGCAATCGACGACATCCTCGCCCGGCCGGAGCACGCCTGGTTCGAGGAAGGCGCCGATGAAGCGGCGCGTCGCATCCGCGAGGCGATGGAAGAGCGGTACGGGCAGACACGCTGA